A genomic region of Methylobacterium durans contains the following coding sequences:
- a CDS encoding DUF3775 domain-containing protein encodes MDIAVDKVTEIILRLRAIEVKEGATDPDSGSNPIDDGSTDVLVSGTDDATEGEVRGMIAGLNDDERANLLALLYVGRGDYEPEEWADAVRFAREREGVGEGAAHELLGTPDAGDLLDEGLDALGIVPDLPQA; translated from the coding sequence ATGGACATCGCCGTCGACAAAGTCACCGAGATCATCCTGCGTCTGCGGGCGATCGAGGTGAAGGAAGGGGCGACCGATCCGGATTCGGGCTCGAACCCGATCGACGACGGCTCGACGGACGTCCTCGTCTCCGGCACGGACGACGCCACCGAGGGCGAGGTGCGCGGCATGATCGCGGGCCTCAACGACGACGAGCGGGCGAACCTCCTGGCGCTCCTCTACGTCGGGCGGGGCGATTACGAGCCCGAGGAATGGGCCGACGCGGTGCGCTTCGCCCGCGAGCGCGAGGGCGTGGGCGAGGGCGCGGCGCACGAGCTCCTCGGCACGCCCGACGCGGGCGACCTCCTCGACGAGGGCCTCGACGCGCTCGGCATCGTGCCGGACCTGCCGCAGGCGTGA
- a CDS encoding FAD-binding oxidoreductase, which translates to MPDALNPFRDCLGEGGVLSEPVRIAAYTLDHRALMRGETEAVLRPRSVEAVQGLVRLARRHGYGLVPQGGNTGYVGGATPEPGRRQLVVSLERMTRIRAVDPLNFTLACDAGTILAEAQAAAAEHDLLLPLSLGAEGSCRLGGNLGTNAGGLQVLRYGMTRDLVLGLEAVLADGALFSDMRTLRKNNVGTDLKQTFIGAEGTLGIVTGIVLKLWPAQSFRATAWLELSAGAPLPEIAALVRRETSDLASTFELISASSLGLVAEMRGSDPGVKAGPGGAVLLELQASSARIPLDDVLLGTLELLMERGYVADAVLAQSEAQRRAMWAIRETIPEGEKHAGGSVKLDIALPVSQLTAFLERGGALLAARMPEVRLSFYGHVGDGNIHYNLVVPQGQDRLAFTRAVEAGIAHDLYALAIDLGGSFSAEYGIGRFKRDLLARYGDPTRLRLIAAVKRAFDPEGVMNAGAMLPD; encoded by the coding sequence ATGCCCGACGCCCTCAACCCCTTCCGCGACTGCCTCGGCGAGGGCGGCGTGCTGTCGGAGCCCGTCCGCATCGCCGCCTACACCCTCGACCACCGCGCGCTGATGCGGGGGGAGACGGAGGCGGTGCTGCGCCCGCGCAGCGTCGAGGCGGTGCAGGGGCTGGTGCGGCTCGCCCGCCGGCATGGCTACGGGCTCGTGCCGCAAGGGGGCAATACCGGCTATGTCGGCGGCGCGACCCCGGAGCCCGGCCGGCGCCAGCTCGTGGTGAGCCTGGAGCGGATGACCCGCATCCGCGCCGTCGACCCGCTGAACTTCACGCTGGCCTGCGACGCGGGCACGATCCTCGCCGAGGCGCAAGCGGCGGCGGCCGAGCACGACCTGCTGCTGCCCTTGAGCCTCGGCGCGGAGGGGAGCTGCCGGCTCGGCGGCAATCTCGGCACCAATGCGGGCGGCCTGCAGGTGCTGCGCTACGGCATGACCCGCGACCTCGTGCTCGGCCTCGAGGCGGTGCTGGCGGACGGCGCGCTGTTCTCCGACATGCGGACCCTGCGCAAGAACAACGTCGGCACCGACCTGAAGCAAACCTTCATCGGGGCCGAGGGCACCCTCGGCATCGTCACCGGGATCGTCCTGAAGCTGTGGCCGGCGCAGAGCTTCCGCGCCACCGCGTGGCTCGAACTGAGCGCGGGCGCGCCGCTCCCCGAGATCGCGGCGCTGGTGCGCCGGGAGACGTCCGATCTCGCCAGCACCTTCGAGCTGATCTCGGCCTCCTCGCTGGGCCTCGTCGCCGAGATGCGCGGGTCGGACCCTGGCGTGAAGGCCGGGCCCGGCGGGGCGGTCCTCCTCGAGCTCCAGGCCTCCTCCGCCCGCATCCCCCTCGACGACGTGCTGCTGGGGACCCTCGAACTCCTGATGGAGCGGGGCTACGTCGCGGACGCGGTGCTCGCCCAGTCCGAGGCGCAGCGCCGGGCGATGTGGGCGATCCGCGAGACCATCCCCGAGGGCGAGAAGCACGCGGGCGGCTCGGTGAAGCTCGACATCGCGCTGCCGGTCTCGCAGCTCACCGCCTTCCTGGAGCGGGGCGGGGCGCTGCTGGCCGCGCGGATGCCGGAGGTGCGGCTCTCCTTCTACGGCCATGTCGGCGACGGCAACATCCACTACAACCTCGTGGTGCCGCAGGGGCAGGACCGCCTCGCCTTCACCCGCGCGGTCGAGGCCGGGATCGCCCACGACCTCTACGCCCTCGCGATCGACCTCGGCGGCAGCTTCAGCGCCGAGTACGGCATCGGCCGCTTCAAGCGCGATCTCCTCGCCCGCTACGGCGACCCGACGCGTCTGCGCCTGATCGCGGCGGTGAAGCGCGCCTTCGACCCGGAGGGCGTGATGAACGCCGGGGCGATGCTGCCCGATTGA